Proteins from a genomic interval of Microtus ochrogaster isolate Prairie Vole_2 chromosome 24, MicOch1.0, whole genome shotgun sequence:
- the C24H12orf42 gene encoding uncharacterized protein C12orf42 homolog codes for MKNFSASHKTDKLHFLPFPGFIEGTPSPLTDNGLLYTPQYIIPNSPASTVSFEEVYGEACPSLSSSSETDEDDLFSTVKDRRQKRLRGAPKQAWTSPFLEKPAADKPLKRSYSVNTIFLEAAGRHIPLQNHPLGKSKGDSGPVLRPFTAIGLCRRVNQICSSPKISCRTASESGQQDKMSSSGSWTNPDSLSICGSALGRRLAAITPGMTPKHSHRPTERRSKAASAFQGHAAKEPLPLLVGSSTHLFPKKLMKVCSSAAPRPPQRFHTACSQTLSRPVVTAHLH; via the exons GATTTATAGAAGGGACTCCTAGTCCATTGACAGATAACGGACTACTTTACACTCCACAGTACATAATCCCCAACTCTCCTGCGAGCACAGTTTCTTTCGAAGAAGTTTATGGAGAAGCCTGTCCTTCCCTGTCATCCTCCAGTGAGACGGACGAAGATGATTTGTTCTCTACTGTCAAGGACAGAAGGCAGAAGCGACTTAGAGGAGCACCTAAGCAGGCCTGGACCAGCCCATTTCTGGAAAAGCCAGCTGCAGATAAGCCTCTTAAACGATCATACTCAGTGAATACCATTTTCCTGGAAGCTGCAGGTAGACACATACCACTTCAGAACCATCCCTTGGGCAAATCCAAGGGAGATTCTG GTCCTGTGTTGAGACCTTTCACCGCCATCGGCCTCTGCAGACGTGTAAACCAGATCTGCTCTTCCCCGAAGATCAGTTGCAGGACTGCCTCGGAATCTGGGCAGCAGGATAAAATGTCATCCTCGGGCTCCTGGACAAACCCAGATTCCCTAAGCATATGTGGAAGTGCATTAGGAAGACGCTTGGCTGCCATAACACCAGGGATGACCCCCAAGCATTCTCATCGCCCTACAGAACGTAGGTCAAAGGCAGCTAGCGCCTTCCAGGGCCATGCAGCCAAGGAGCCCCTGCCTCTGCTCGTGGGATCTTCTACCCATTTGTTTCCCAAGAAGTTAATGAAGGTTTGCTCCTCAGCAGCCCCACGCCCACCCCAGCGCTTCCATACGGCTTGTTCACAGACTCTTTCCAGGCCGGTGGTGACTGCTCACTTACACTGA